From Domibacillus sp. DTU_2020_1001157_1_SI_ALB_TIR_016, a single genomic window includes:
- a CDS encoding ABC transporter ATP-binding protein, with protein sequence MAELQLNNIYKVYDGNVTAVEDFNLHIQDKEFIVFVGPSGCGKSTTLRMIAGLEEISKGDFFIDDRRVNDVAPKDRDIAMVFQNYALYPHMTVYDNMAFGLKLRKMPKEEIKQRVENAAQILGLTEYLKRKPKALSGGQRQRVALGRAIVRDAKVFLMDEPLSNLDAKLRVQMRSEIIKLHQRLQTTTIYVTHDQTEALTMATRIVVMKAGKIMQIGTPKEVYENPENAFVAGFIGSPPMNFFNADLGDGYVRIGTQRLDVPEGKMRYLRDQGYVGKQIILGVRPEDIHDELIFLEASQQSAFEAKVAVSELLGAEIMVYSDIAGQNFVARLDSRLDIAAGEKLQLAFDMNKAHFFDATSEVRIRP encoded by the coding sequence ATGGCTGAACTTCAACTAAACAATATCTATAAAGTCTATGATGGAAATGTAACGGCGGTAGAAGATTTTAATCTTCATATTCAGGACAAAGAATTTATTGTATTTGTCGGTCCGTCTGGCTGCGGGAAATCTACAACGCTGCGGATGATTGCCGGACTTGAAGAAATTTCAAAAGGCGATTTCTTTATCGATGACCGCCGTGTAAATGATGTAGCCCCAAAAGACCGTGATATTGCAATGGTATTCCAAAACTATGCCCTTTATCCGCATATGACCGTTTACGATAATATGGCATTTGGTTTAAAGCTCCGTAAAATGCCAAAAGAAGAAATCAAACAGCGCGTAGAAAACGCCGCCCAAATTCTTGGGCTGACAGAATATTTAAAACGGAAGCCAAAAGCTCTTTCCGGCGGTCAGCGCCAGCGTGTTGCACTTGGGCGTGCGATTGTCCGTGATGCTAAAGTATTCTTAATGGATGAACCGCTTTCCAACCTCGATGCGAAGCTGCGTGTACAAATGCGCTCCGAAATTATTAAACTGCATCAGCGTTTGCAGACGACGACGATTTACGTAACGCATGATCAGACTGAAGCTCTAACGATGGCAACCCGGATCGTTGTTATGAAAGCCGGAAAAATCATGCAGATCGGTACGCCGAAAGAAGTATATGAAAATCCGGAAAACGCCTTTGTTGCCGGCTTTATCGGATCACCGCCAATGAACTTCTTTAATGCAGATCTTGGCGATGGCTATGTAAGAATTGGTACACAAAGGCTTGATGTGCCAGAAGGAAAAATGCGTTATCTGCGTGATCAGGGCTATGTAGGCAAGCAGATCATCCTTGGCGTTCGTCCGGAAGATATTCATGATGAACTGATTTTCCTTGAAGCATCCCAGCAATCTGCTTTTGAAGCAAAAGTAGCGGTATCAGAGCTTCTCGGGGCAGAAATTATGGTATATTCAGACATCGCAGGGCAAAACTTCGTGGCACGCCTTGATTCACGTCTTGATATTGCGGCAGGTGAAAAACTGCAGCTGGCTTTCGACATGAACAAAGCGCACTTTTTCGATGCTACATCAGAAGTACGGATTCGCCCTTAA